A DNA window from Bdellovibrio sp. BCCA contains the following coding sequences:
- the nadB gene encoding L-aspartate oxidase — translation MSTHRSDVLIIGSGTAGLALALKLSSQGKVIILAKETAGGTNSAMAQGGISAVMSEEDSFESHIQDTLVAGAGLCKETVVRNYVEQAPDRIQDLINWGVHFDVRKRGSEETNEIDLTREGGHSFRRILHFEDQTGLEIHRTLLARVRENPNIVLMERFYAIDLIVNKEVDAEDMDPVQCIGCYALNKNDNEVHTFLAKNTILATGGAGKVYLYTSNWSGATGDGIAMAYRVGARIANLEFMQFHPTCLFHRESRNFLISEALRGEGGVLIDSKGNAFMSKYHKLGSLAPRDVVARSIDNEMKKTGAECVYLDMTKLDREFLKNRFPTIFNKCLEYGIDMSVQPIPVVPAAHYLCGGVMTDLNGRTDVPGLWAIGETACTGLHGANRLASNSLLECLTMAHNCSEEIKTHWASYEFFKKEPKPWTHPQESNDDEMIVINHMWDEIRRLMWNYMGILRSNKRLERAQHRLKNILSETKEYYSNMKIHSDILELRNIAIVADLSVECALRRHESRGIHYNIDYPEKSPQPHDTIVVRGLI, via the coding sequence ATGAGTACTCATCGTTCCGATGTTTTGATTATTGGTTCCGGCACTGCCGGGCTGGCTTTGGCCCTCAAACTTTCCTCGCAAGGAAAAGTGATTATTCTTGCGAAAGAAACTGCGGGAGGAACGAACTCCGCGATGGCCCAAGGCGGGATCTCGGCGGTGATGTCGGAGGAAGACAGTTTTGAGTCTCACATTCAGGATACTTTGGTGGCCGGTGCTGGCCTCTGCAAAGAAACTGTCGTCAGGAACTACGTCGAGCAAGCCCCTGATCGCATTCAAGATTTGATAAACTGGGGCGTTCATTTTGACGTTCGCAAACGCGGATCTGAGGAAACTAACGAAATTGATTTGACGCGCGAAGGCGGACACAGCTTCCGTCGCATTCTTCACTTTGAAGACCAAACGGGCTTGGAAATTCATCGCACTCTTTTGGCTCGCGTTCGCGAAAATCCAAACATTGTTTTGATGGAGCGTTTCTACGCAATCGACTTGATTGTGAACAAAGAAGTCGACGCTGAGGACATGGATCCTGTTCAATGCATCGGTTGTTATGCCCTCAACAAAAATGATAACGAGGTGCATACATTTTTAGCAAAGAACACCATTCTTGCGACCGGTGGTGCTGGCAAAGTTTATCTTTACACTTCCAATTGGAGTGGCGCGACCGGTGATGGAATAGCGATGGCCTACAGAGTGGGTGCACGCATTGCGAACTTGGAGTTCATGCAATTCCATCCTACTTGCCTTTTCCATCGTGAGTCTCGCAATTTCCTAATTTCAGAAGCTTTGCGCGGCGAAGGCGGCGTTCTTATCGACAGCAAAGGCAATGCTTTTATGTCGAAGTATCACAAGCTCGGCTCGCTAGCGCCTCGTGATGTCGTCGCTCGTTCAATCGATAACGAGATGAAAAAAACCGGTGCGGAGTGTGTCTACCTGGACATGACAAAACTTGATCGTGAGTTTTTAAAAAATCGTTTCCCGACCATCTTTAATAAATGTCTTGAGTACGGCATCGACATGAGTGTGCAACCTATTCCGGTGGTTCCCGCAGCTCATTACCTGTGCGGCGGAGTGATGACCGATTTGAATGGACGCACCGATGTTCCAGGCTTGTGGGCTATTGGTGAAACGGCATGCACGGGTCTTCACGGCGCAAATCGTTTGGCCTCCAACTCACTTTTGGAATGTTTGACGATGGCGCACAACTGCTCTGAAGAAATCAAAACTCACTGGGCTAGTTACGAATTTTTCAAAAAAGAACCGAAGCCCTGGACTCATCCGCAAGAATCCAATGATGATGAGATGATCGTTATTAATCACATGTGGGACGAGATTCGCCGCTTGATGTGGAACTACATGGGAATTCTTCGCTCTAACAAACGTCTGGAAAGAGCACAGCACCGTCTTAAAAATATTCTGTCTGAAACAAAAGAATATTACTCCAACATGAAAATCCATTCGGACATTTTGGAGTTGCGTAACATTGCCATTGTGGCCGATTTATCCGTGGAGTGCGCCTTGCGCCGCCATGAATCGCGAGGCATTCACTATAACATCGACTATCCAGAAAAGAGCCCGCAACCTCACGATACAATCGTGGTCCGGGGCCTGATTTGA
- a CDS encoding SDR family NAD(P)-dependent oxidoreductase, translated as MEIVNRHVLVTGASRGIGKAFAKMCAEDKAHLHLVLRKSDGDIIKEMENAGAKSVTVWEADLSTRGGVEDLVQRLKDTPVDILFNNAGMLTGGLIEDQPMDDIYKMLQVNVNALIHLTHGVLPGMLQRKRGKIINNSSVSAFMHFPCASTYAASKAAVAAFTDCIRMELKDTGVTTLLLVTPGIKTRMFDEIETLYSKNFQIPNEAISPAKYAQMIRDAILHDLVDMEPSGLTGVGLKIAKFAKPLFEIEVARRFKRS; from the coding sequence ATGGAGATTGTAAATCGTCATGTCTTAGTAACTGGTGCCAGTCGTGGAATCGGTAAAGCTTTCGCAAAAATGTGTGCGGAAGATAAAGCTCATTTGCATTTGGTTTTAAGAAAATCCGATGGCGACATTATCAAAGAAATGGAAAACGCCGGTGCGAAATCAGTTACGGTGTGGGAAGCCGATCTTTCTACGCGTGGAGGAGTTGAAGATTTAGTTCAACGTCTGAAAGACACGCCTGTGGATATTTTGTTTAATAACGCCGGCATGCTCACGGGCGGTTTGATTGAAGATCAGCCCATGGATGATATTTATAAAATGTTGCAAGTAAATGTGAATGCGCTCATTCACCTTACCCACGGCGTTTTGCCAGGAATGTTGCAACGAAAGCGTGGGAAAATTATTAATAATTCCAGCGTTTCCGCTTTCATGCATTTTCCTTGCGCTTCCACATACGCTGCCTCCAAAGCCGCTGTCGCTGCTTTCACAGACTGCATTCGCATGGAGTTGAAAGACACGGGTGTGACAACGCTGCTTCTTGTAACTCCCGGAATTAAAACTCGTATGTTTGACGAAATTGAAACTCTTTATTCTAAAAATTTCCAAATTCCGAATGAAGCTATTTCACCGGCAAAATATGCGCAGATGATTCGTGATGCGATTCTTCATGATTTAGTCGACATGGAGCCTTCGGGACTAACGGGTGTCGGCTTAAAAATCGCTAAATTTGCGAAGCCTCTTTTTGAGATAGAAGTCGCTCGCCGCTTTAAAAGATCCTAG
- a CDS encoding alpha/beta hydrolase produces MYKRSEGFFKGYQDINLFFQLWENPEAQGTIIITHGHGEHSESYSRLVQAFENDKWSFYAWDLRGHGRSEGRRGYVAEFDDYCRDYKIFLDMVMKEEKVRKGPVILFCHSMGALIELKTLLRNSDIDYTGMIVSSPLLGLSVPVPLYKSKAATIFNKILPQITMGNELKNEMLTRDPDVIREFEQDALRHTRVSPGAFLGFLDSFEFVRPRASHITKPALFIIAENDEVVSSSEAKAFYDKLGSAQKEIYIYPNAKHELINDIIRNTVFADIKKFLDGFLESK; encoded by the coding sequence ATGTACAAAAGATCAGAAGGTTTCTTTAAAGGTTATCAAGACATCAATTTGTTCTTTCAACTTTGGGAAAATCCCGAAGCGCAAGGAACGATCATCATCACTCACGGTCACGGTGAACATTCGGAATCTTACAGCCGCTTAGTGCAAGCATTTGAAAACGACAAATGGAGTTTTTACGCTTGGGATTTGCGCGGTCACGGTCGCTCTGAAGGACGTCGTGGTTACGTGGCGGAGTTTGATGACTATTGCCGCGATTACAAAATCTTCTTAGACATGGTGATGAAAGAAGAAAAGGTTCGCAAAGGACCTGTGATTTTGTTCTGTCACTCGATGGGCGCCTTGATTGAATTAAAAACTTTATTGCGCAATTCAGATATCGATTACACAGGCATGATTGTCAGTTCCCCGCTTTTAGGACTTTCCGTTCCAGTTCCTCTGTACAAATCCAAAGCGGCAACGATCTTTAATAAAATTCTTCCACAAATCACAATGGGAAATGAGCTTAAAAACGAAATGCTCACTCGCGATCCTGATGTGATTCGTGAATTTGAACAAGATGCCCTTCGCCACACGCGTGTGTCGCCAGGAGCGTTCTTGGGTTTCTTGGATTCATTTGAGTTTGTTCGCCCTCGCGCGAGTCACATCACCAAACCGGCATTATTTATTATTGCTGAAAACGATGAAGTGGTGAGCTCTTCAGAAGCGAAAGCTTTCTATGATAAACTAGGAAGCGCGCAAAAAGAGATTTACATCTATCCCAACGCAAAACACGAATTGATCAACGACATCATCCGCAACACCGTTTTTGCCGATATCAAAAAGTTCTTGGATGGTTTTTTGGAGTCTAAATAA
- a CDS encoding substrate-binding periplasmic protein — MLFFRSLILFLFLGVLAQQVPAQLQEKGTKNTCERRFLVGLNNFEPFAYRENGRLQGLAHDLIVIIKDKMGCQFIESELPRPSAVDQINHGRVDVLALMVRSSEYETGGNFIPFYNSQRELTVAKKVFARGKKIEDYLNDEKIKFAYMIGNRSVISESEETRLLKASRLVGVPTPDNAFRLLKEGRVQAVLFSALVTSYHTKKQKMEDQVEKVVDLSKKVQVGLYLSKRRVSAAEKQSFEKALDEMKKDGSFLRVFSKYMSEEEALHRLQN; from the coding sequence ATGTTATTCTTTCGCTCTCTTATCTTATTTTTATTTCTCGGTGTGCTTGCTCAGCAGGTACCGGCCCAGCTGCAAGAAAAAGGAACAAAGAACACTTGCGAAAGACGTTTTTTAGTAGGGCTGAATAATTTTGAGCCCTTTGCCTATAGAGAGAACGGCCGCCTTCAGGGGCTGGCTCACGACCTTATCGTGATCATTAAAGACAAAATGGGTTGTCAGTTTATCGAGTCGGAACTGCCAAGACCTTCTGCGGTTGATCAAATCAATCACGGCCGCGTCGACGTTCTGGCTTTGATGGTGAGATCGTCCGAATATGAAACGGGTGGAAATTTTATCCCATTTTATAACAGTCAGCGCGAATTGACCGTAGCAAAGAAAGTTTTCGCTCGTGGGAAAAAAATCGAAGACTATTTGAACGATGAAAAAATCAAATTTGCCTATATGATCGGCAATAGATCCGTGATCTCAGAAAGTGAAGAGACTCGTCTTTTGAAAGCCTCCCGTTTGGTGGGTGTTCCGACTCCGGATAATGCTTTTCGACTTTTAAAAGAAGGACGGGTGCAGGCCGTACTGTTTTCAGCGTTAGTGACTTCTTATCATACAAAGAAACAGAAGATGGAAGATCAGGTTGAAAAAGTCGTGGATCTTTCCAAAAAGGTCCAAGTTGGACTTTATCTTTCTAAGCGCCGTGTAAGTGCTGCTGAGAAGCAGTCTTTTGAAAAGGCTTTGGATGAAATGAAAAAAGACGGAAGTTTCCTTCGCGTCTTTTCAAAATACATGAGTGAAGAAGAAGCTCTTCACCGTTTACAAAACTAA